One window of Triticum dicoccoides isolate Atlit2015 ecotype Zavitan chromosome 5A, WEW_v2.0, whole genome shotgun sequence genomic DNA carries:
- the LOC119296776 gene encoding serine protease HTRA3-like, with product MSAAGGERSNNRRTMTADPTSRDDPLALPEKKKKVSVRRDEASLPDPDAWILSDADLARMERDQKSAPPPVKIPTLDYFKPPTRFHTAEVFAVRDSSEAALSAARFLLGVSSSLDGEPLRRCSGFLVDWDEEKKAGLVLTTARLIRTKHSPDSGWSGGEEYAPRADVTVHLLNGTTAKGDLVYYQPHYGITFLNVEVDQPIKLPSFCEEDVKFAQDVFRLGRDDSLNLRITYARAEYKNPNMYRRYHNVYFRSPDEHGDDNEYDNGGLVIDLNENVVGMVNVPKRFGSFIPSSILLNCLDSWKKYRCIARPHLGMMFQAIKLLEPAHVDMLWRMYNIDHGLIVQEVSKGSNAEILGIQKGDVIESINGKPVSTTIELENTLMITCKGPSGAEVHISVGVFHTLKKQRSTVQWTAELSELGEVLTS from the exons ATGAGTGCGGCGGGTGGGGAGAGATCCAACAACAGAAGAACCATGACGGCCGATCCGACCAGCCGAGACGATCCCTTGGCcttgccggagaagaagaagaaggtgagtGTGCGGAGAGACGAGGCATCATTGCCTGATCCAGACGCGTGGATTCTCAGCGATGCCGACTTGGCCAGGATGGAACGCGACCAGAAATCAG CTCCACCGCCTGTGAAAATCCCTACGCTCGATTACTTCAAACCCCCGACCCGGTTTCACACCGCCGAGGTCTTCGCCGTCCGTGATTCAAGCGAGGCCGCGCTCTCTGCTGCCAGATTTCTCCTAGGGGTTTCATCCTCTCTTG ATGGTGAACCGCTGAGACGCTGCTCCGGCTTCTTGGTTGATTGGGATGAGGAGAAGAAAGCCGGCCTTGTTTTGACAACTGCGCGTCTGATTCGCACAAAGCATTCTCCTGACAGCGGCTGGTCAGGTGGCGAAGAGTATGCTCCTCGTGCTGAT GTCACTGTTCATTTGCTAAATGGCACCACTGCAAAGGGCGATCTGGTCTACTATCAGCCCCATTACGGTATCACTTTCTTGAATGTTGAAGTGGATCAACCAATCAAGTTAccatctttttgtgaagaagatgtAAAATTTGCTCAAGATGTTTTTCGGCTCGGAAGAGACGATTCCTTAAATCTAAGGATAACATATGCTAGGGCAGAATATAAGAATCCAAACATGTATCGGCGGTACCACAATGTGTATTTCCGTTCTCCAGACGAGCATGGTGATGATAATGAG TATGACAATGGGGGCCTAGTCATTGACTTGAATGAAAACGTTGTCGGAATGGTCAACGTCCCTAAGAGATTTGGGTCTTTTATACCTTCTTCCATTTTGCTCAACTGTTTGGATTCATGGAAGAAATATCG GTGCATCGCCCGGCCCCATCTTGGGATGATGTTTCAAGCCATCAAGCTTCTAGAACCTGCTCATGTTGACATGTTATGGCGTATGTATAACATTGATCATGGTCTTATTGTTCAAGAG GTGTCGAAAGGATCTAATGCTGAGATACTCGGAATCCAAAAAGGTGATGTTATTGAATCTATCAATGGAAAACCTGTTTCTACCACAATTGAG TTGGAAAATACGCTGATGATCACATGCAAGGGCCCTTCAGGTGCTGAAGTTCATATTTCT GTTGGGGTGTTTCACACACTCAAAAAACAACGAAGCACCGTACAGTGGACTGCAGAATTATCAGAACTTGGAGAAGTTCTTACAAGCTAG